A region of the Hyperolius riggenbachi isolate aHypRig1 chromosome 9, aHypRig1.pri, whole genome shotgun sequence genome:
aaatattttttccaatcaagaaaaaaaaaaaatttttcaatacccgatcagacatgttggaaaaatctttatatcgcgctttttctcctggcggactcaaagcgccagagcagcagccactagggcgcgctctataggcagtagcagtgttagggagacttgccaaaggtctcctactgaataggtgcagcttactgaacaggtagagccgagattggaacccaggtcgcctgtgtcagaggcagagcccttaaccattacaccacccagccacccacaAGGTAGGAAACAAGGTTTTTCTTAAAAAGGTAGTCCCTTATGAAGGTAACCCTACCCCCTTCCACGGAAGAGCCAGACTGGCAGCTCAGATCCATAACTTACTTTATTGATGTCACAATATACATAGTGCCGGGCAGGCCGACCTGACCATATACACAACCGTACTCCCCGGACATTGGGGCTcagtgcaagcaaacatgaagacTCCCCTCCCCCACATTAAATAGCAATTTCAGTCCACAAGACAATAGTTTATTTGTACACTATAAaaagaaatatccccccccccatccggACACACCCTTATAATAACATCGCCCCATAGCCAAAGGTCTGTTTAATGCCATCAAAGTAATATCTCTTCCAGCCGTCCTTGGTGTGCTGCTCTTCGCTCTGCGGAACGCCCCGCGCCTCCATCTGTAGCTCAGTCTCCCCGCCATTCTCCGAGAGGGTCAGTGTGATGGTGGCGTGATGTCCTGTGAGGGGGAAAGACATATACGTCACATGCGTGCAGCATgtaaggagaacgccagcgcataccactaaggctgcatctgaaatgaccaccagctcagtgtgcagcacctatatagactctctgcacacttcgcattcaattcagatgcaaatcatatgcaaatctgctactacttatcatgcacatGATAAGGaggtaaagtacctcctagtttaataaatgttagcacttgtcttggatgcagggcatgcatttttcagtctggcagaggcggtgtatgcctgtgcaattaaccattcaattgcaacatgtgtttagggatgcgcagccttccccccccccccccaactttgtaactatgtaactgtcaggttagctgctcccagcccctcctcctgagtttcctgtgtgcatgataagtagtagcagatttgcatctgaattgaatgtgaagtgtgcagagagtctatataggtgctgtacactgagctggtggccatttcagatgcagcctcagtggtatgcactggcgttctcttcgctgttctaccaaatgtaagttacacatttctcttgcttagctgctcccgaggttttaaatttaggttaggtcacttgcccggaggtctgcctcaccgtggcgcaagtgtctagtataatatagtttgcatgcaaaccttattggaagctaaagtacctcctagtttaataaatattAGCACttttcttggatgcagggcatgcatttttcagtctggcagaggtggtgtatgcctgtgcgattaaccattcaattgcaacatgtgtttagggatgtgcagccttcccccccacctttccttaacggtGCAGCATGTAAGCCAATAGCAGCTCACCAATCAGGATGGAGATAGATGAAGTTCTTCTGTCTCTCAGGAACTCCACTTATAAGATCTGTGCACCTGAGGATTCCCAGCTCTGGAAACCTGCCACGCCCATTACCTGGGACTGCTGGATCTTCCCAGAATTCATAGCTTCCTGGCTCTGCACTGCTGCCAAAACCTTACCAGGGACTAACTAACTACCCCCCCATTTCTGCTATGTGCTGGGGGCATCAGTGGGGAGAACTGTCAGCCTAGGGACTACAgacagtcaatgagatgctagtaATTTACAGCTCAAATGCAAAGGTCATGCTATTTGTATGCAGCCAAGGCGAGATTTATACTTTTAATGCCCATAGGCCAACTTTCCTGGTGATCCCTTTCTTTGAGCAGCTCCCCTCTGTGTTGTTTCCCATTTGCAGCCACTCTCTTCAAATTACAGCCTCCTtcctcatatgtagcaacccctcttccatgtccagctgccTCCTTTGGGCTGCAAcctcccaaggcctgggcctttgtggcctcttCAGAAATCCAGCCCCGTATACAGCTTCTTGCCCGTTTGGCCTAATTTCAAGCCACATACAAATTTACATTAAACATGCATTCAAGGCGAAGCATGCAAAGCGACTTCACTGTCTGCtgcctggatgtgggcggagttTACTCCCTCCTCCCTGGGCTGTGTGTAGACAGATCTGGCGGGCTGCCGAGTTCAGGAACATACTTCCAACCAGAACTAGGACTTTTCATATCACTTTCCATTATGTGATTGTTAATTGATCAAAGCTTAAATCATCACGGGCTTGtttacacctagggcgttttgcgtttacgcttttaagaataaatacattgtatttttgcattttccgggtcaaagagttcactctcGGAAAGACAGCACTCCTTGGGAGGCGGTGACGGCGCAAAGCGTTAGCTGAAGAAAACGTGGAGTTGCCAAGAATGAACTTTGCATGTATGGCCACACAGCAGTTgctgttaccagggctgtggagtcggtacaaaaatccaccgactcctcagtttaggattccaccgactcctactcctaatttgcatattaaattttgttgattaaaagtatgtaacatgaaattcgtctcttaactgccaacgcttaggaattttataagacaactgaagtgagaaggatatgtagactactacatttattccctttagactaaaaactagtccttggtaagagtacttgtaaaaggtacagaccggaacaaaaaacatctatcaggccctaggcaatgtaagtgtgggtacatgtaagtgtgggtacatgtaagagtgaggtgcaggtactctgcaggggaatgaggagattcttcctctattacacattcttcatgcacaatctgaacaaggtttataggtgacagacaacacctctgtgttcaatgtgcacagcattcttagtggattccctgcagctctgtggggagtgcatatgtagagtatagtactactgtgtaacaaagtaatcctgagacagatgaaattaaagttttatacatacctggggcttcctccagccgccttcaggataatcagtccctcgttgtcctcctccaccacctggatcttctgctatgagtccaggtacttgagccagtcgggcgtagtgcgcatgcacacactccgccgccaggagcatactacacctgtgcagcactattgcgcaggtgcagaatgttcctggctgtgggagcggcatgcggccggacagcgctgactggctgaattaccaggactcatatcagaagatccgggtggtggaggacagcgagggactgattagcctgaagggggctggaggaagccccaggtatgtataacacttcttttcatccgtctcaggtaccctttaatttgtagtctccaaaccaaattttaccaacatatcaaattatttgatttcatcagcaaagagagtgcatacatttgcataaatcagcatcaatgcagaattatttccatctcgttgaccatctctattagtgacacagctacacatcaggctttattcttacagcatagatgttatttagtatatataagagattcctgtgtacacatcatatatacagtcacaatcagatgtgtatatctgaccttaaaaatacggggactgctttattgaagcagcacaagtaactaattttggtttatttcatttttgtggactgagcacagctattactgtatatatacattatttttaatgacttatctgagaaatagaacattttatcatattttctattttaattacagttacaaattcattaggagtcggagcattttttccccactcagactccaggcacccaaaattgcccgactccacagccctggctgttaCAGGTGATCATGCAGCTGCTTGGACATCTAATTATGGGCACATTGCTGTGTATAGGGGGCCCCCCAGCAGGCAATACATCACTGGGCATGGCGCACTTTAGGTCTGAATGCGGACGGATGTGATGAATGTTTGTTAAGAGTAGCCCAAGCTTCTTTATCTATATGCAACGCTGGGGTTCTGTCATGCTCCACATCGGGGAGCATAAAGGTACAACACATCTCTGACAATTAATCTGTGCACAAAATTAAgctaaaaaatattgttttcaaagcgttaacttcctgacttgcatcaggaagtgaaaaaagaaagatcgctctgcaaaagcgcttagaaaaaccaCTTTACACAGAATTGTAGCACGCAGGTAAGcgccaggaggaggggggggggaagaggaaaaacTCAATCGCACAAAATGCGTCCgtcagcaatttcgattttagTTGTGAACAAAGCCCAAGGGTACTTCCACCAGTGTTTTTTTCCCAGCACAGATTACATGGCTACTAAATTCAGGTGGGAAAGAAAGCACTAATAGACCACTCACTAACCAGTGGAAGTAGtgccaacacacacatacacaagcaAGCAGAGACCACCAGAGAGACTAGGCTACCAATCAGAGGAACACAAAAACCCACAATatcccacctgctggccaagtctTGAACCTCCAGGACATGACTATTCGCTTCTCCGACTCCTGCAAAACACAAAGGAAGATATCAGTGTAGTGTGGAGATTAGTGCCAGCTAGCAGAGGGGCAgatagcaccacctgaaaaacagAGGCTGGCAGATTTATGAGAGCTGGGATTTCTGTGCCCCCAGTCTGCCCCATTCACAAAAGCTGGGGATTTTTGTGACACACGACACAGGCAGTCTGCGTCACACCCAAGAAAAGCTTCCCCTCTACAGCAGGCCAGTAATGACAAATCACACTTACCAGTTCCACAAACTCCCCGCTGACATTTCCTCCCAGCAATTGGAATTTGCCGCCCTTTTCTGCTGCTACAATGGCCGGTGCATGTGTAAATCCCTGAACCAGCTGCAGAGGAAACAAAAAAACGTTATTAACACAGACAAACAAGGGGAGCGATCTGGCACTGACAAAGGACTAAGACAGGAGGGGGCAGCAAGGAAAACTTCCAGTTATGGTTAGGAAGCAGGCTGGGATGGGGTGAAGGAGCAGAACGCTGCGAAGTAGATGCAAAGAATGGGTGAtggttaggcctgaacgattttaggaaaaaattgaattgagcgatttctgtccgaaattgcgatttcgattcgattcacgatttactTCAAATCAAGCTCTGTTCCTCCTCTTTGCcggtttgttccccctctgtccccctgtctctctttgtgccccctttgcctctttatgcctcctctgagtctctctcttgtcccctttgtgtctctgtgcccgctctgtttctctttgtgtctcctctgtcccccaagctgcgtcagttctggacatagcttcaagcatgAGTCCAGCGATGGcagtctatccactttgcctcctgcaggctctaatgcatggaatacttcctgtatgtcatgtgacatacaggaacccggagttttgccaagcacgagAGCCGGCAGATGGTGATAGAGGATGGACAGCATTGGACTCGTGCGGAaagtatgtccaacgctgcggtccgcacgcgccgggactttggggaagtttgaagccacttctttaaacttccccatgtggaaatgacgggatcgcgataattgccgctttgacgattccgaaattgtgatcttggtgatcacgatttcgatttatctttcaggcctagtgaTGGTACACGATACTGCTAGGTAGAGGCAGGGAAAGAGTAAAGGTACAGGAATTGGTAGCAGTTGGGTCTGAAAATGGGAGGAGTTAGGACAGGCAGTGGTGTTAGGGTGAAAGTACACAAGTGGGTTGGGTAACTGAGAACAGGAACTTCCCATTGCCAATACCCCATGCCACAATAACCATCCACAGCCCAGACCGCCTCCTGGTCATAGGCACACAAGGCTcagctccaccccctccccctttttgcaGCAAGTGAGCGGTGGCGCCCTCCTGTGGACATTACCTCCTGGCAGGTGAGAACTCtgtacagctcctctggtgacgtCATAAACATCTCCTTCATGGAGAACTTACACGTGGGGATCTTCACGCCGGTGTTCGGACAAGTGGAAGATTTTGTGTTTTGCGTCTAATAAACAGGAAACCAgatagtcacttcctgtatttacaATCAGGGATGGTGAAgaagatgcaaattattcctaaATAATCTAGATttcatgtaaatgtatgcagcctgaaaataAACCACTCACATTTTGCAGCGGCCTTATTCCACTAGTCCGTtttaaagctgcataaaattCGGCATCAACTCAGAACGACTTGCATCTCATTTGCAATAACCAGAAACTGCCAACGTGTCACATGACGGGAATTACCTCTTTTGTGTGGGCTTTCTTCTGCACGTCGGTGGCCGCCGTGTGGGAGACGCCATTGGCGGCCGGCAGGATCATTCCTTGGGTGAACTCTGGAATAACAAAACACTGGGCTGAATACCAATAAATGAGAAATGGATTCTATACACAATACAGCTGGAGCTCAAGAAAGATCAGCCACATCCGCTCACACAGAGGATTCTGGGTAATCAGTAATGCTTACCTTCGCTTTTTCAGGCTGCCGATCCAAGTATACATTTCCCCATAAGCTTCAAAGCGTTTGTACATTTATAGTGACATTTGTTGAAAAGTAGGCTCTGATTAACAATGCAACATACCTGCATTACCAGTTGTTCCTCTGCTGTAATGTACTATGAAAAATACTGGCATCTGTATCACAGTTTACACAAAGAAATAATTCAACACTAGCCCCCGTTCAGTGTGTGCTGAAGTGCAGGCAAGTTTTGCAAAGCGATGATAAGTAGTGCAAACAATTTACAAGGAAAGGCACAAGCTGTGAAGACTAATCTCTAGCAGTGATAAGTAAACAATGCAGCTAGTTTACGGTCATGATAAGCAAGATAAAAGCTTACATCATACAAAACTGGGGTGACAAGCTGAGGCATTAAAATGGTGCTACAATCGGTAATGTGTACGTATCACAGAATAGATCAGGgcctgtagagcaggggtccccaacagtTTTCAGCCCGGGGCCCGCTATCgcaaccaaacttttctctggggcccggggaTAGTGGcggcagccaccccccccccttcttccccgatttggagtgtagtatataggtaagtaggtatctaggtatagttgcccccagtataggtagctaatacagTTGCCCCTGTAGAAGgactatagttaccccagtatagctagtacagttagcccagtatagctaccccgtattgctagtatagctaccccagtgcaGCTAGGATaggtgtcccctccccccacggccaccgctcctgttaccttatgagttgGCAGCCGCTTCCTTTCTTATATGTCCTCatagcccctctcctctttgcagcatctTCAATTACAGCATTGCATCCAACAGTTGCAGTAAGAAAGGGAAGGAAGTGGgatagcggcttcctgtagcggcgatatgcatcgccgttaccatgagaaccgctgccctgcttccttcccttccttacagcagccgtgagACGCGATGCTGTAATTGAagatgctgcaaagaggagaggggctacGAGGACATATAAGAAAGGAAGTGGCCGCcaactcataaggtaacaggagcagcgGTCGCGGGGGAAAAAGGCCAGAcccgcccggtggttggggacccctgaggaACTCCAGTTAATACAAGCTCAGTGCATGCCGCCGTATTCCACTGATCATCGCTCAGAAAAACAGTTTCCATGGTTTATAGTACAGATGGTAAAGAAGATGCTACTGAGTTGATGCCTATTGATGCAGCCTCTAATGGCCATATACAATGGAGGGTGAGGTCAGCGCATGCCCTTATGCCTATATACCATGGTGGGCGAGGTCAGCACATGCCCATATATAACATTTTGGGCGAGGTCAGGCCATGCCCTGATGTCTATTTACCATAGTGGGCGGAGTCAGCCTCAGAGTCTCACCTGTTCTAAGTGTGGAGATGTATTGCGCAATGGCTTCTCGCAGTCTCTGAACGCCGTCCCTCCGCATCAGCTCTATCAGTCGGGTATCAGGCTCATCTTTCGCCAGGGATACTCTGATCTGCAGCAAGCACAAGAAGCAGCTGTCAGATAAACCTTGGAAATGGAGGCTAGCTTGATACTAGGAGGAAAACGCAGCAAGTACAGGTAAGGGCCAAGCAGGAATACAACCTCAGGGGTGGAGACTACAATTATGCAGGAGGGGGTGGGGCACAGGCAGGAGTAAAACCTCAGGGGTGGAGACTAGTTATGCAGGAGGGGGTGAggcacagtcagtactggtgagtTCAGGCAGGACTATAACCTCAGGGGAGGAGATTAGCGTTATGCAGAGGGGGCGGGGGCACAGTAGAGGTGAGGATCGGCAGGAGTGTAACTTCAGAGGTGGAGACTAGTTATGTAGAAGGATATAGGGGAGGGGGAATAGTTAGTACAGGTGAGGCcaggggtgggttgggggaaaTTTTTATAAACCAAATTGATTACAAGTTATGATTTAGAATCTACAGCT
Encoded here:
- the AHSA1 gene encoding activator of 90 kDa heat shock protein ATPase homolog 1, encoding MAKWGEGDPRWIVEQRADATNVNNWHWTERDASGWSNDKLKELFLAVRVTGEEGSCEVTEVNKLDGEASINNRKGKLIFFYEWDVKLNWTGETSAGVKYKGHVEIPNLSDENDPSEVEIRVSLAKDEPDTRLIELMRRDGVQRLREAIAQYISTLRTEFTQGMILPAANGVSHTAATDVQKKAHTKETQNTKSSTCPNTGVKIPTCKFSMKEMFMTSPEELYRVLTCQELVQGFTHAPAIVAAEKGGKFQLLGGNVSGEFVELESEKRIVMSWRFKTWPAGHHATITLTLSENGGETELQMEARGVPQSEEQHTKDGWKRYYFDGIKQTFGYGAMLL